In Microbulbifer celer, a single window of DNA contains:
- a CDS encoding NUDIX hydrolase codes for MTLSGKMNEKQFLAAYDKSAFDAPLLTVDAVLFTYHEGLLKVLLVERSNHPEQGKWALPGGFISEEEDKTLEDTIIRKLKEKTGVVPPYIEQLRTFGGATRDKRGWSVTVCYTALIAHQACESHIDTVSDTDWIPVEKAKKLNLAFDHLKIIQSAHERLVQKALYSIVPAYALPESFTLPELQHVHEVIIGKPLQKKSFRRRIEQADLLIEVGEKRTEKGRPASLYKMRSDSGTHKFVRNLEL; via the coding sequence TTGACACTTTCCGGTAAGATGAACGAAAAACAATTTCTTGCGGCGTATGATAAAAGCGCCTTTGATGCGCCGTTACTAACGGTCGATGCGGTGCTTTTTACCTACCACGAAGGCTTACTGAAGGTCTTGCTTGTCGAGCGCTCGAATCACCCAGAGCAAGGCAAGTGGGCTCTACCTGGGGGATTTATATCCGAGGAGGAAGACAAGACCCTCGAGGACACGATAATTCGCAAGCTGAAGGAAAAGACCGGGGTTGTACCACCTTACATCGAGCAACTGCGTACATTTGGTGGGGCAACAAGGGATAAGCGTGGATGGTCGGTAACCGTGTGCTACACAGCATTAATCGCCCACCAGGCATGTGAGAGCCACATTGATACCGTGAGCGATACTGACTGGATCCCTGTCGAGAAAGCCAAGAAATTGAACCTAGCTTTCGACCATTTGAAAATTATCCAAAGTGCACATGAACGATTAGTCCAAAAAGCACTTTACAGTATCGTGCCGGCATATGCGCTCCCAGAGTCTTTTACTTTGCCTGAACTACAGCACGTTCACGAAGTAATTATTGGCAAGCCACTTCAGAAAAAGTCATTTCGCCGTAGGATTGAGCAGGCTGACCTTCTCATTGAAGTTGGCGAAAAGCGAACAGAAAAAGGTCGACCAGCGAGCCTGTACAAAATGCGGTCTGATTCCGGGACCCACAAGTTTGTTCGAAACTTAGAATTGTAA